In Carassius auratus strain Wakin chromosome 37, ASM336829v1, whole genome shotgun sequence, the DNA window GATTGCCTGGATCTAAGGTGAGACATTGATTAATGGTTAGTAGAATCATGTTAGTAGTGTAAAGAGGCTGTGTTTTTACCTTCTTGATGCCTGTTGTAGGGTATGACTGGTGCCCCTGGAAGCCCTGGacctgatggcaaagctggaccttctgtaagctttttttatttctttattcactgctttgttttttgtttgtattcaATATAAGACTCATAGAAGATATAAAATCTCATATTAAAGTAATGTGTGCATGAATGTCTTTAACCCATAGGGTGCACCTGGACAAGATGGGCGTCCCGGACCCCCTGGACCTGCTGGATCCCGTGGTGCACCTGGTGTGATGGGATTCCCTGGTCCAAAGGGAGCTGATGTAAGTTACTCCCAGTCGTATATTTAAATGCCTTTCATCACAAGTTAAATGCATTTTAGTATAATTGTGATACACATTTCATTGTACTGATTTTTATAAAGTGAACAtaagaataacttttatgttgttggtaatatttaagatttaaaagaCTGCAGTTCCCTTAATAATCAATGcatcatttttaagaaaaatcatgttaaatgtGAGTATCAAATATGATCACCAGGCTTTTgaggaaagtttttgtttttatctctcaatcatcattgcACTGCATTTCTTTATATGTTTTGAggataaaactaagcatttaacatcatcttactaagacatattattggcAGCTATAGAGTAACAGttgatatttatatcattttatgtaagtaGTCAGTTATACTGTTTTAAAGATCTCGTTGATTTACAATACAAGGagtcataatttcatatttttggtcatataaatataaatatcagcatctgcaccaaaatgcatatttttattcagtttgggCTTCTGAATAAAAATCtgtgtttcttttcttctgtattaTCACTGTATCATACTAAATGCCTAAtgcatcaaatatgatactcaaaaaaaattattaaaaaaaactttttgcagactttttcagataaaagtccaataaactgttacattttcaaaatgatttttcgGACtcttatttcatatgtcaggctttatgAGTTTCCAATGTATAGTTCTCTTGAAAAATTGCTTTATGAATATCAGTTTGCAtgctatttaatataatttctaacACAGATGTGTTCCTCTTAGGGTGAGGCTGGTAAAGCTGGTGAGAGGGGTGTTGCTGGACCTCCTGGTGCTTTGGTACGTACTGATTTACACAAATTTAAAGTGATTTCTGAGATTTATGCAACCTTGAGCATTTCTTTAAACACTTGGTCTCTCatttaaactctttaaaaacaGTGTAGCCTCCAGACAATTGCACATCTGAGCAGATGCATTGGTTTCTGTGTATTTCTATAGGGCGCTCCTGGCAAGGATGGTGATGTTGGTGCTCCTGGTGCTCCTGGACCTGCTGTACGTCTGCTTAAACGTCTGAAAGTTTGATATGATATGATTCTGCCGTGTCAGTGTGAGCTGTTGCTGTTTCTGCTCTGATTTTTCCGGGTCTGTCGTCTCTTAGGGCCCATCTGGAGAGAAGGGAGAACAGGGACCTGCCGGTTCTCCTGGATTCCAGGTAGGTTTTTAATGATCTATATCCACATCCTCCAGATTTGAGTGTATTTAAGATTAGTGGCTGATTATCATTGGTTATTCTCTCACAGGGTCTGCCAGGATCACAGGGTGCCACTGGTGAGGCTGGCAAACCTGGTGACCAGGTACGTGTGGTCATAACTGTGTTAGCTTTTCTATTATGTATTCTGTCTACATTAATTAAAGTAAACAAACATATTGTAAGCACAAtatgatgtacagtatgttatGCAAAATTGCCCTTAATACTTTATTTCTTTTATCAAAATAACAGAGCAGTTTTTCGTTCAGTGTTATTTATTATGTTCGGCGGTCCACAGGGTGCTCCTGGTGAAGCTGGTCCTCACGGTCCATCTGGCCCAAGAGTGAGTATCTCCTGCTTAATAAAGAAAGCCCACAGATGTGCCACATCTCAAACAATCTTTAAAAGCTCCCCAAGTTATAATGCACCCATTAAGAATAATCTTATTAgtttttattctaaaaatgctcatactgcaaaaaaaaaaaaaaaaaaaaaaatccatcagtaTCATTGTGTAGTTTTATAGTTAAAACGTAAAAcgtaaaatgttaatttctttaaaaaaaaaaaaaatacatttatgaatgatatattaattttaatatacttttttcacGTTCCACACATAGTTATGGTTTAATCAATATCAAGATAAAATTCTTGCAAaccttgtttaaaaaataaaaactttgcatGTGTACATTTTGTAGGAAAATTACAAGATTATATTAAGCAATGAAATGATTGGATGATTTGTATAATTAGCACAAAAAAAAGAACCAAaaccctttattttattttatttttttacatttttgttatgcATGTActgatgaaatacatttaaaaatctgtatttttttttaaagtttaaaactaCTTATTATTTGTTCTCCGACTAATTCAAGACATCAAAAAGGGAGGGGttggtttatttattaaagtcttttttttaatgcaaattatgCACAATTCaggcaaattaaattaaattaaattaaattaaattaaattaaattaaattaaattaaattaaattaaattaaattaaattaaattaaacctgcTTCCTGTTAGTCAGTTGGGTTGATGTTTGTAAATGTCTcacacagggtgacagaggtttCCCCGGTGAGCGTGGTGGTCCTGGACCCGCTGGCCCTACTGGACCTCGTGGATCTCCTGGTTCTGCTGGTAATGATGGTGCTAAGGTAAGAATCCTTTCTTCTGTATCATTAGGACTCAGAATAGTGTGATTTGAGAAATAATCCAACTCTGTGTCCGTGTGTGTTTAGGGAGAGCCTGGAGCGGCTGGAGCCCCTGGTGGTGTTGGTCCCGCAGGAATGCAGGGTATGCCTGGAGAGCGCGGTGCTGGCGGCATGCCTGGAGCCAGAGGAGACAGAGTGAGACTCAGAACAACACACAATTAGACTTGCTTTTAATGCATCTTGAGTCAATAATGTCATATCCTAACAACCTCATTTTCCATGCAAGCATGCCCTTGTGAAAAAGACTTCAGCATGCTTTTAAAAAGACTTAAACAAAAGAGTACTTGTTACGGAGAATATATACgcgtgaactgaatgtaatgttttcagacacttaactgcatattatttacaattaagtaaaatgcattacagtttaaatgtatattaaatgcagtAAGTTGCTTTTTTGACACAGTTAAGTAGGACATCTTTATATctcatttcataattacttctattgtctttgaaatatgtgaaataatgtgacattttatgctaaaattcattaggatattaagtaaagatcatgttgcataaagatatttagtatatttactaccataaatatatcaaaacttaatttttgagaacttcatttggacaactttaaagtattttaaggatgttagtcaacacatctaaataaatgttcattaagCATGACAAATGATTGTTAAAAAATGATTCTGTTTAGTAAAAATATACGAGTATGTTAAGAAACAATCATGAGAGTGattgtaaaagtgaaagtgagcttttatttcattcaaattatattgttttcaagtagttttaaaaatacagataaaaccaAATGGAACTGTAGTGCTGATGATGTCATATCCTGCTGTATGTTGCCGTCTGTCTTTATTAGGGTGATGCTGGAGCCAAGGGCCCTGATGGAGCTGCTGGTAAGGATGGTCTGCGTGGAATGACTGGCCCTATTGGACTTGCTGGACCTCCTGGTGCTGCTGGTGAGAAGGTAAAAAGTGAAAGATAGTTAAGCTTAATATATAGTAAACTGTAAATATTTTCAGCTCATTTTCAGTCATCATGTtctgaaataaaaatgctttgtgaaccctcttttatgtagaatttaataacattaattacTGTTGTCACTGAAAGAATGATAGTAAATCAGCTTtgtatttgattgtgttttagGGAGAGGCTGGTCTTGTTGGACCTCCAGGATTGACTGGTCCTCGTGGTTCCCCTGTAAGTTATCCGGATCATTCAGAAAAACCTCATGAAACATGGACATAAAGGCCtaaaattataaacacatttacaaaaaatcAGCACAAATatgctgaattaaacatgaaattctaTAGttctttttttgtcagttttcaaCCAAAAATCACTTGTAGATTTCACAAGAAACTTCTCATTTAATACATCTTCAGTCCAAAATTGCTAGTAACACTAGTAATTGCAAGTGACACTATCTGAAGTTAAAAAACTGAACTTAAATTCATTTCCAATCAGAAATTGTGGTAATTATGGATGTAgaaaaagacattaatatgtgaTTAATTACTTCTAATAAATGGCtgatattctagtaatatgcatgaaataaagtgttaccgaaattactagtaaatttcacatgtacttacaaaaaaaagcaaaataacactgaataaacatgacattttgaattagGAGGACTTAACAcagtatgtttttgaaaaaatcaGTTTCCACACAAAAATTGCTAGTacgtttcacaaataattacaaagaagtcTTCATtcgtaagtcgttttggataaaagtgtctgttaaatgactaaatataagtGGCACATAGTAAAactttgaagtagaaaaactaaaatagtattttagtatcattgttTTACAGTGTGCCATTATTGTGTTTGATTTGGAAGATTGCATCTGAATTAAAAGTGAGTGATTTAATTCAAGTCCGTGTCTGTGTCGTGTCTTCTCAGGGCGAGCGTGGTGAGGTCGGTCCACCTGGACCTGCTGGTTTTGCCGGACCTCCTGTGAGTATAACAAACTCATCCCACATTAATCAATCAGTTCCCATCATGTGGTGTTTAAAACCACTGAGCTGAAGTTTCTCTGTTTCTAATGCAGGGTGCCAACGGACAACCTGGTGCTAAAGGAGAGACTGGTGCCCACGGACCCAAGGGTGATGCTGGAGCTCCTGGAGCTCCTGGCCCCGTCGGAGCCGCTGGCCCACAGGTGCAAACATCAACACACCCTCAACTCTGCTGAATTTGAACATATGAATATCATAGACTTATTTTCTATTGCTGTCTTGGACAGGGACCTGCTGGTGCTACTGGAGCTAAGGGTGCTCGTGGTGGTGCTGGACCTCCTGTAAGAATCAATACTCAATCAATAACCTACaacaaatatatgaataaagAAATTAGACACAATGCAAGGCCATGACCATGGTATCCATACTTTCACTATCAAGTTGTTTAAAATCGGgcttattttagtatcattgagatgtttgtctttagttttaatccatgattttccattttcatttaaatcttaGTTTTGATgtgatttgtcatttttataagccttttttttatttgcctgtttattttgtattcatttctatttcagtttttgttattttagcacAGCGAGTTAAGCTAAATAAAATCTGCTTTGGAAGgtagatgaaataaaataagtttaatgtactttttattttttaagtaaagaattttttttttaatggttttatttttagtttactaTTCTGGACTTTATTCAAAGACTTTAAAACATATTTGGACaattattgcataaaatattaaacCTCTGAAAATTAATTGTGCAATagctcttaaataaataaataaataaataaatagaaaaaggtatttatttattacagctGGAGTTCATTATTTAATTCCTAGCATGCTTTTtctatgaaatgaaatgttttagtaatttgagattttgtatttgtaatgctTCTTGGtgccaatgtacagtatgtacgtTCTCCAATATGATATTGCAGTGTTTCATAGTGTCTCTGTTTGTTAATAGGGTGCTACTGGTTTCCCTGGTGCTGCTGGTAGAGTCGGACCCCCGGGTCCTTCTGTAAGTAATCTACATTCAAAACCAGGTCGACAAAATATTGAATGTTTGACATGTTtacatgtcatgtgaccattaaccaacacATGAAAACCTTGAACATGCAACTGCATTGTTATGATATTGAAATATTAAGTTGAAACTCAGGGACTGCATGAGTCTAAACACATATAATTTTGTTGCCTAtcttctgttttctctcagggtGCTGCTGGACCCCCAGGCCCCGCTGGTGCTACTGGTAAAGAAGGACAAAGAGGTGCTCGTGGTGAGAGAGGACCCGCTGGTCGCCCTGGAGAGGCTGGTGCCGCCGGATCCCCAGGACCCTCTGGAGAGAAGGGTAGCACCGGTCCCGACGGTCCTGCTGTAAGTAATCATGCCACAAACATATTTTCATGCAGCTTAAAAATGACTTGTGTAAGTCTGTGATTCTCAGTTGTAAATGAGTATCCACTTTGCTCTGTTGTCTGGTCTGTAGGGTCCAGCTGGTCTTCCGGGTCCTCCTGGTGTTATTGGATCCCGTGGTATCGTTGGTCTTCCCGGACAAAGAGGAGAGAGAGGTTTCGGCGGTCTCCCTGGACCTTCTGTAAGTGGTTTAATCATAtcagttgtttaaaaacattgaaatctATGTTGAATTCATCATACAATCAGAAActgtttattttcttattgtGCATTCCAGATAGTGTGTTAGGAGGAAACACGTTTGTCTTCATGGTGTTCATTAAAATATTCGGCTAGCATCACCAAACCCTTTTGACGTTACGCTTTAGTTTTCACACATTGCTcactatatttatgcatttacaatCACCAAAGAGGCAACAATAACACAGCCATGCATCttgaaaaaacatctaaaaaataaGGCCTAATTGAATCTAATTTTATGCCAagtttaaaaatatcaataaaaatgagttattgttgttttgttttttttcaaattacatttatatcaaaaTGAAAGCACTCAAATGTCAATAGTTTCAGATTTAATCAGAAAAATAAGTATTCATTTAATTCACAATCTTACAATCTGAACACATTTTATGtcaaataactttacatttcaaaattagtGGGAAAAAAATCTTGGCTTTCATTTAGCAAATATGATGCAAGGTGATGCTATTGATATATGCAATGCCAGGAATGTTAGGACTACACATGGGATGTACTATTTTACTCTAAAATGCATCAGATGTAATTTTGAATGCCTTTTAATTTTGACTTCAGTTGCCCTTCTTCACAATACTCATTCACCTGTGCATCACTTCAGGGAGAGCCAGGAAAGCAGGGACCCACTGGGCCTTTAGGTGAACGTGGACCTCCCGGACCCATGGGACCCCCTGGACTGGGTGGAGCTCCTGGTGAGGCTGGACGTGAGGTAAGCAAACTTTACTGGTTTTAAGAGTTTTGTTAAACCAAAATTGGCTACCAAACTGGCTTTATTCTGTGCAGTATGATGGAGTCATTTTTTGATATGTCACTCATCTCTGCAGGGTAACCCTGGACATGATGGTGCTCCTGGCCGTGATGGTCCACCTGGACCAAAGGTGAGTGCAATTACACACATTCTACagaaaaatacctgcatgtaatttcATGTGAATAGTTTATAATTTCCCCTTAACCCAGTCTTAAACCTAACCGTACCTGCATGAATGCATATCCTCTAAATATGTCAACGGTATATGTGAAAGTGCTTCCAGTGTTAAAGAATACTTCTCTGAAATCCCTGTTTTCTATAGGGAGACCGTGGTGAGTCTGGCAACTCTGGTCCTCCAGGGTCCCCTGGTGCTCCTGGAGCCCCTGGCCCCATGGGTCCTTCCGGCAAGAATGGTGATCGTGGAGAGGCTGTAAGtttttatatgcaaaatatttctaaaaaatgaCTAGATTGATTCAAATCAAAAGTCTtggtttgcatttttaaataaacataaataaaccaataaatgtaaaacatcccTGCCAACAGGGGGCGCCATATGAGCCATATTTAAGTATAATTTCTATACTGTCATACTAAGTTTTGgtaactttgtttttgtctttttatgtaCTTTAGTACTGAAACTAAAGTAAAATGAGAATTATTATCAACAAGctaaaaaagcatgtttttaatgctttatttgatttcaaataatgacattttgtattgttttagatttagttaattaaaaaatgtccCACTCTAATGTTCAAAACGGATATATATATTATGCTGAATTATCTGATGCCATGAGTTTGGCCCAGTGGATGTTTAATATTGTCCTGTTTTTCTTCACAAGGGTCCCGCTGGTCCTGCTGGTCCTTCTGGCCCTGCTGGTGCTCGTGGAGCCCAAGTATGACTttcacatttttatcagtttttcaaCTTCTTTTGCTTTAGCTGTTGATCACAAGGCTGATCATTGTTATCTCTGTGCATGCAGGGTCCAGCCGGTCCTCGTGGAGACAAGGGTGAAGCTGGTGAGGCTGGAGAGAGAGGCATGAAGGGACACCGTGGCTTCACTGGAATGGCTGGAGTTCCTGGACCTCCTGTAAGTGAGCGTTATGTCACACTTAATCTGAAAATCAAAAAGGGGGTTCCTCAAGCTATGGTGAAAATTGACCCCTGTTTTTGATGCTTTCTGAATGTTTTTAGGGATCCCCTGGTGACCAAGGACCCGCCGGACCCTCTGGCCCTGCTGGACCTCGTGTAAGTAGCACATGGATTATAGAttttatataaagtctaatttatATGTATAGAACTTTTCGTAATATGGTGAAAAACTAAAGTAGATGTTTGGCAGAATGTCCATGCTGCTCGTTTACAAACAGCAATACTAGATGGTGATTGTCAAGCTCCGAAAACACAATTAAAGTAGTTCTAAAGTAAtacttctgaagccatatgtTAAATTGCAGTGTTTTGTTCTGGAAACTCAAATGAGAAACCACAGGACAAGATTCTGCACGCATGCATTTTAAACAGTTTCCTTCTGCTGATAGGGACCTTCTGGCTCCAATGGCTCTCCTGGTAAAGACGGTATGAATGGTATCCCTGGCCCCATTGGACCTCCTGGTCCCCGTGGTCGCTCTGGAGAAATGGGACCTGCTGTAAGTctgaaataattacaattttacttCCAAATTATAGTTTTCAAGCTTTTTATTGGTCTCTGTTTTCAATAACATCCAATTGGAAGTactcatgtgattttttttctcttaacaAGGGTGCTCCTGGTCTTCCTGGACCTCCTGGTCCTCCTGGACCTGCAGGCATCGGTGAGCCCTTCTTCGCCATGCCCCAGCCCGAGAAGGGTCCAGATCCTCTGCGTGGAGGCTACAGAGCTGATGACGCTAGCGTTCGTGACCGTGATGCTGAGGTGGATACCACCCTGAAATCTCTGAGCCAGAAGATTGAGAACATCCGTAGCCCCGAAGGAACCCAGGCCAACCCTGCCCGCATGTGCCGTGACCTCAGGATGTGCCATTCTGACTGGAAGAGCGGTAAGCATGGCTTGAACTTAGCTCCAGAAACCTGCTGTAGATCAAATGTAGATATATTGTACTTAATGTGCATTTAGAGGCTCACTTGAAACTGTTTCCTGCAAGGTTTCTACTGGGTGGATCCCAACCAGGGCTCTCCTCTGGATGCCGTCAAGGTCTTCTGCAACATGGAGACTGGTGAGACCTGCGTCAGCCCATCTCAGAACACCATTCCCATGAAGAACTGGTACACTAGCAAGAACATCAGAGAGAAGAAGCACGTTTGGTTCGGAGAGTCCATGCCTAATGGCTTCCAGGTATGTCAAGACCTTATAggaattaataaattttttaggatttataatgcaaaatatatttgagGAATTAAAAATATGTCCAGATTTGTTGCTGATGAACACAGGTAGTAATGCTCCATGTGTCTTCTGTATAGTTCCAGTATGGCAGCGAGGGCTCTGATCCAGAGGATGTTAACATCCAACTGACCTTCATGCGCCTGATGTCTAATGAGGCTACTCAGAATATCACCTACCACTGCAAGAACAGCATCGCCTACATGGAAGAGGCCACAGGCAACCTGAAGAAGGCTCTGCTCCTGCAGGGCTCCAACGACATTGAGATCAGAGCGGAGGGCAACAGCCGCTTCACATACAGAGTCAGCGAGGATGGCTGCACGGTGAGCAACACCATCTCTAAAGTTGCTTTATCACCATCTCCCATATTTGTATCTCTTTCCTCTCTGCAGGAGTGATGCATTTCTGGAGGCTAGTCCAGAAGTTTGCATCACCCTGGTTCCCACAATATATAAAATTCTTCCAAATTTTGCTCATcttgataatcttcacaaatgtaCACAGTTTATTAAATGAACATGATTGATTTTGGGACGATGGAACCGGAAGTGCTAATGTGCTAATTCCCTGGTTTTGGCCAACGAATATACAGCAGCACTCCTCTATTACAATCTCATCATGATTAAtttctcttttgtttgtttttctccgcAGTCACACACTGGCACATGGGGCAAGACAGTCATCGACTACAAGACAACGAAAACATCTCGTCTGCCAATCATTGATATCGCTCCTATGGACATTGGTGCTCCCGATCAGGAATTCGGCGTAGAAATCGGCCCAGTCTGCttcttgtaaaaagaaaaatctggacatgactttgctgttttttttctagCAGTCATCAAATCTTTTCCTGGTTATAAAAAAAAGCCCGAAGTCTTATTTGGCTGCAATCGGTCCATGTGCTTAAACCTGAATCCTTGAGGATGGTGCATGTTGCGATTCCCATCTTGTGAAACGTTCGTAAACCAAAATTGAGGACCAGCCAGCAACACTATCATGGACACTTAGTGAGAATCCTTTGCGTCAGCTGAcaacaagaaaataatatatacttGTAAAACGCCCCGCCCCCTGGAGTCCAAAGAAATACTACCACCTGGTGACTTTTTGTGCCGTTTTTTGACCACTTCAAAAGGACAATGAAAAACAAGCAAATGCTTATGTACCATTCTCTGGTGTtgaataaatatgacaaatgACAGCCAAGTGTCTTGTTCCTTCTAagcaaaagtgagaaaaaaaatcacacaggGAACAGTGTTAGCTCAATGGTACAACGTCATCTTGATATAAAGGCTACCTCAGGACAAAAAAGATTTTTGGGGGGGAAACGCGGGCAGTTTTTTTATTCAAGCAAAGTAAACTATTAGTAACAGGTATGAAAAGGTGCTACTTCCTCTCCTGGTCCTGTCTGTGGTATGTTTGTATTTGCCAGAAAACACTTGCAGGGCCGTTTTGGTGCTAAATGTCAACAGAATGTCTTGATGTCAATGTGATGCAATTGCTCTTATCAAAGTGTCAGCAGATAAGTAGAATAAAACAGCTGGATAGGTTGGTTACTGTACATATGCACTTAATCTGATAAGGGTTAAGTGGGTGGACTGATTGCCAGTTCTTCTCATTTCCATTTCCCCAACCTAAGTTTCTAGAGAAGTCTTATTTTTGTCTGTACATGCCGCTCCCCCCGTTTCCAGATTTTATTTCCACTTTCAAAATGCAATGCacatctcttttttatttttgttttcgtttgtttgatttgttttcagTGGAAGGTTTCTTACAAAAACTTAAATTGAggttgcaaaaaagaaaaaccacAGAAGAAATAGACCCTCCAATGGTTCCAACAAAGGATCTGTACTTATTTTGTACATGTATAGTATTTCgagatgtttttaattattttggatgTTGAAATAAAGCATGTTTATGTGGTCAACTGGATGATGGATATATTATCTTCTTGCCAATACCTCAATAACCTTTCTCAAagcataaattaaacaaatgacgATGCTTTCACTCAACTACCTTAATTTCTACTTTATTTCCAACGGGTTGTGCTTGGGATGCATGTGGTTAACTGGGAAGGAACTgacatttatctgaaaaaaaaaaaaattgatgaaacataaaaataattattaaaatcaatAGCATACcaaatattaattcatttctACACCTCTCTAGTCTCTTTAAatgtctccggttactatcgtaatcTCGGTTCCCTGAGAGACAGGAACGAGACATGGCGTTAACACCTTGGGGACTCCCTTCCTTCCTAACCTACCTGAAATCTTATTGGACAATGCCAGTGAAGTTATATAATGTGCCATATTGGCGGCATAAACTCAGAATCTTTCGAATGAACTGACAGTACAACAGATCAGAGCTGTGAACACGGCAGCCTACGCCATGTCTCGTTCCCGTCtctcagggaactgaggttacGACAGTAACCGGAGATGTTCCCTCTCGAGAACAGTCTCTCGACATGGCGTTAATGCCTTGGGGACAGTATAGAACAACACAGTGGAAACAGTGAATTAAAAACGCTCGGCCTCGACGGAGCTACCATGAATAATTCTTGTAAGACACAAAAAATGAATCCCCAACCAATCAGATATGACCCTGCAATATGCCTCAAGGGGATTGGATGTAGATTCCTATATGGGGATCCAATCAGGTtacttagggtgtactcacactaggcacggttgctaTGAACcaggcccgagtacgattgtcccccctccccactccccctctgccctgcactcacatatagggtttcagcattcgtgccggagcacgcttatgTCATTATGGTGCGatggtttcgggataaacaggaagagcggctcTCTCttaacacaatggagtgcatcgctctgttttctttgtggataattttgtgttgtttggtccacagcctgttgtttgacagatgtgtcgccttagtggcgcgaacttttcacgtaatcgtgctgctcgtatgaggatgtttgcaaggtaccagctgaagtgcagcaaggactttgcagtttttagtttttatgtgttttgcacctctgccgtagaccaaagcgaccctttccctgccatgttggttttggagcgtcgcaaaaaccgtgatgcaaagcgtccttttccgtgctccggcacggttagtgctcacactgcatgcgaaccgcacccgagtccaactgaaccgtgccctggcccacctcttccaagcgggccagggccggccaatcgagccacgcccgggcacgattcggagcactcacactagtcaaacgaaccgcactttggtggtcaaacgcactcgggcacggttcaaactggcagtgtgagtacacccttagaaACCATGTCTGATAACAGGTCTCTTATTGAGAGAGAGGTCCAGTGCCATCGCCATACAAAGATAAGACATTAAAGTCAGGTGAATACATACAAGCATGTAGAAAAACAGTTCAACAAGTATG includes these proteins:
- the col1a1b gene encoding collagen, type I, alpha 1b isoform X2, with the translated sequence MFSFVDIRLGLLLAAAVLVVRGQGEDDISFGSCTLEGQNYNDRDVWKPEPCQICVCDSGTVMCDEVICEDITECANPEIPEGECCPICPDDVVTEAPYPPVPPVTDGPVGPVGDPGPPGPPGRDGTPGENGLPGPPGPPGTPDFGSGSFLSQMAYGSEKSSGPPVPGPPGPMGPRGPPGPAGSSGPQGFTGPPGEPGEPGSPGPMGSRGPAGPPGKNGEDGEAGKAGRPGERGPAGPQGARGFPGTPGLPGIKGHRGFSGLDGAKGDTGPAGPKGEPGVHGESGTPGAMGARGLPGERGRPGPPGPAGARGSDGNPGAAGPPGSTGPAGPPGFPGGAGAKGETGPAGGRGSEGPQGARGEPGNPGPAGAAGPAGAPGSDGSPGGKGSPGAAGISGAPGFPGSRGPAGPAGSSGAPGPKGNNGDPGPQGPKGDAGPKGEPGPVGPQGLAGPAGEEGKRGARGEPGGAGPVGPPGGRGAPGNRGLPGADGAPGPGGAPGERGANGPMGAQGATGEAGRPGEAGLPGSKGMTGAPGSPGPDGKAGPSGAPGQDGRPGPPGPAGSRGAPGVMGFPGPKGADGEAGKAGERGVAGPPGALGAPGKDGDVGAPGAPGPAGPSGEKGEQGPAGSPGFQGLPGSQGATGEAGKPGDQGAPGEAGPHGPSGPRGDRGFPGERGGPGPAGPTGPRGSPGSAGNDGAKGEPGAAGAPGGVGPAGMQGMPGERGAGGMPGARGDRGDAGAKGPDGAAGKDGLRGMTGPIGLAGPPGAAGEKGEAGLVGPPGLTGPRGSPGERGEVGPPGPAGFAGPPGANGQPGAKGETGAHGPKGDAGAPGAPGPVGAAGPQGPAGATGAKGARGGAGPPGSPGDQGPAGPSGPAGPRGPSGSNGSPGKDGMNGIPGPIGPPGPRGRSGEMGPAGAPGLPGPPGPPGPAGIGEPFFAMPQPEKGPDPLRGGYRADDASVRDRDAEVDTTLKSLSQKIENIRSPEGTQANPARMCRDLRMCHSDWKSGFYWVDPNQGSPLDAVKVFCNMETGETCVSPSQNTIPMKNWYTSKNIREKKHVWFGESMPNGFQFQYGSEGSDPEDVNIQLTFMRLMSNEATQNITYHCKNSIAYMEEATGNLKKALLLQGSNDIEIRAEGNSRFTYRVSEDGCTSHTGTWGKTVIDYKTTKTSRLPIIDIAPMDIGAPDQEFGVEIGPVCFL